A genomic region of Desulfocurvibacter africanus subsp. africanus DSM 2603 contains the following coding sequences:
- a CDS encoding phage tail sheath family protein has translation MSYKHGVYASEIPTSLLPPRSVSAGLIVAFGSAPVHLLDAGKARPVNQPVLCSTYAEFVDQLGWSDDLSAYTLCEVAKVAFGLYGVGPLVCINVFDPSTHKTAVAAEAVTLNGSGTAQLAHVGLVANPVVSSQDGLTTYVLGPDYTVDLALGTITRPKDPVDPEAPKSAIPTGASLQVSYEYGDPSKVTGNDVIGGVDAETGKRTGLELVHEVFPRLRLVPGQIVAPRFSMQAGVAIAMDAKCEGINSLFRAIALVDIDDTVVSKYADATKNKEINNLTSENLVVCWPKVSVSGVQHHLSTHLAALMASIDADNDDIPYRSPSNNRLMIEGAKAGGVDVYLGLDQANYLNGQGIITAINWDGGWKAWGNRTAAYPSVTDPKDAWIPIRRFFGWYANRLILTYFQKVDWPIRRRLIQTIVDSENVNLNGLTSREIINGGRVTFLEAENPVTDIMDGVLRFHVYLNPPAPARDIEFVLEYDPSYLQALFG, from the coding sequence ATGAGCTACAAGCATGGCGTCTATGCATCCGAGATCCCGACATCCCTTTTGCCGCCCAGGAGCGTGAGCGCCGGGCTCATCGTGGCCTTCGGCTCCGCTCCGGTGCACCTGCTCGATGCGGGCAAGGCCAGGCCGGTCAACCAGCCCGTGCTGTGCTCCACCTACGCAGAGTTCGTGGACCAGCTCGGCTGGAGCGATGACCTGTCCGCCTACACCCTGTGCGAGGTGGCCAAGGTGGCCTTCGGCCTGTACGGCGTGGGCCCGCTGGTGTGCATCAACGTCTTCGACCCGAGCACGCACAAGACCGCCGTGGCGGCCGAGGCCGTGACCCTGAACGGTTCGGGCACGGCCCAGCTGGCCCACGTCGGCCTGGTGGCCAATCCCGTGGTCAGCAGCCAGGACGGCCTGACGACCTACGTGCTGGGCCCGGACTACACTGTGGACCTGGCCCTGGGCACCATCACACGCCCCAAGGACCCCGTGGACCCCGAGGCTCCTAAGTCCGCCATCCCGACGGGCGCCAGCCTGCAGGTCAGCTACGAGTACGGCGACCCCTCCAAGGTCACGGGCAACGACGTCATCGGCGGCGTGGACGCCGAGACGGGCAAGCGCACGGGCCTTGAGCTCGTGCACGAGGTCTTCCCGCGCCTGCGCCTGGTGCCCGGCCAGATCGTGGCCCCCAGGTTCAGCATGCAGGCTGGCGTGGCCATTGCCATGGACGCCAAGTGCGAGGGCATCAACTCCCTGTTCCGGGCCATCGCCCTGGTGGACATCGACGATACCGTGGTGAGCAAGTACGCCGACGCGACCAAGAACAAGGAGATCAACAACCTGACCTCCGAGAACCTGGTAGTCTGCTGGCCCAAGGTCAGCGTGAGCGGCGTGCAGCACCACCTGTCCACGCACCTGGCCGCGCTCATGGCCTCCATCGACGCGGACAACGACGACATCCCCTACCGCAGCCCGAGCAACAATCGACTCATGATCGAGGGCGCCAAGGCTGGTGGCGTGGACGTGTACCTGGGCCTGGACCAGGCCAACTACCTGAACGGCCAGGGCATCATCACGGCCATCAACTGGGACGGCGGCTGGAAGGCCTGGGGCAACCGCACCGCGGCCTACCCGAGCGTGACCGATCCCAAGGACGCCTGGATTCCCATCCGCCGCTTCTTCGGCTGGTACGCCAACCGGCTCATCCTGACCTACTTCCAGAAGGTGGACTGGCCCATCCGGCGCCGGCTCATCCAGACCATCGTGGACAGCGAGAACGTGAACCTGAACGGGCTGACCAGCCGCGAGATCATCAACGGCGGCCGCGTGACCTTCCTGGAGGCCGAGAACCCCGTGACCGACATCATGGACGGCGTGCTGCGCTTCCACGTGTACCTCAACCCGCCTGCGCCGGCCCGGGACATCGAGTTCGTGCTCGAATACGACCCGAGCTACCTGCAGGCCCTGTTCGGCTAG